Genomic window (Magnolia sinica isolate HGM2019 chromosome 6, MsV1, whole genome shotgun sequence):
AGGGGACATTTTTGGGGTTGGTGTGACCCTAatgctcctttggccaccaaatttagtgggtaggtgccttatggcccgattagggcccgtaTAAAATTTGGGAATAAATGGATAGACGAAAGTGAGGTTTGAGTCAAAGGTCCTGacctttaaacggccctgtggggcccattctggtgattggagagATTCTGGTGGTCCCCTGGCCATGAAGTTTCTAGGTTGAATGCtacatggcccgatgaagggccatgcaaaatttggagatgatcggacctggggtttggtcgtacgggtccgatttgtgatcgacggtcaccgacccacgatcgggtcccataTTTATGCGTAGGAAAATTCACTAGACCTCCAccataaatatggaagagatccaatggttggatagcCTGGAATCTCGATTTCCTTCGCAAGCGCCAGATTCTGGTCCTGGCGAGGGTGGGGTGCACTAAGTCAgtgtcagatcccacttctgagtgcCTGCTGGGTCtgcggtccgcgatggtccacaagcccagtgagtccTATAATCCCctgaatttttagatttttttgaccttccggcgtcgcggtacagcccacACGGGCTGTAGCTCAGTGTAAGCGgccatccggcttggcggcccgcacttagTCTTGCTAAGGCCTGTCCGGCATATTCAAACgggctaatcctagattaattTGCTCATGGCACCCCCATCACGAATGTTTGAAACGCTCGGTCCTGCGAAAAGTCcgacgtggacgccccaggacactgtaccgaCTGGACGGCTTGTTACAGTGCGGCCCttgccaaccttgatgtatgaattctatatccacaacgtcatccatctgtttttccagatatATCATTTTAGTAAACTActtcaaaaaatgaaacatatgcaattatcaggttgaccataccataggaaacaacggtgattggctattaaaagcccacaaaagttttggatgaagctgatatttgaatttttttttcccttcatctaggcttataAGTGATAttctcaacagattggatgccaaataaacaataTGAAAACATTAAAGTGTGCtcagataagtttttaatggaatGGGACGGTCCACCAGATAATTGAATCTACTCTATTTTTGgcataattctctaaaatgatatggaaaaatggatggatggtggggatgcagaatacacacatcaaggtgggccccacggtaagggccacactgtCTTGGGAGAGGCTAGGATTTCACGTAATCCGCTCTCATTGACGGTGGTTTGACCACTGCAGGTTATTGACCCCCACTTTTTTATCTCTTATTTCTTCGATACattaatatattttaattttttttttttaatactaaaATGTCCTTGGTCAGCATATGATAAAGTGCTTTAGAATTTTGGTGATCCAACACTAACCAGCTAGCCGGTGTCAGAGCTctacccaccatgatgaatgtgttttatccatggtgTCCCTctagttttttcatatcatttttgggctgtaaaatgaggcaaatccaaagctcaactggaccacaccacacaaaaaatGTGGAGATAATGATGTCCATCGTccaaaccttcctaaggccacagtgatgtttactagtcatccaacctgtccatatataaggtcacatagacttaaatggagataaaatataaatatcagcttgatccaaaagttatgaggcaatcaccattatttcctatggtgtggttcacttgagcttgggatttgcctcattttagggctaggcaTTTTTGGTCTAAGCccttaaatgagatggaaaaatggggaTAAAACacaaccagctagctggctggtgttggggtcattcAACCAAACTGCACCCGGAAGAGTTTGCggcgtggcttcggtggatccctggatccatcgaggtgggtggatcactgattgtggggcccaccgtgatgtgttttccttacatccattcttttcgaaatctcattttagggcatgatctaaaaaacgaAGCTgagtatccaaatctcaagtggaccacaccataggaagtagtggtgatttatcattaaaaacttctcatgggccacgaaagttttggataagctgatatctATTtggttccttcatccaggtctttgtgaccttatcaacaggttggattgcaaataaacattccggtggcacCCAAGAAGTTTCtattggtgggtgttcaattatcactatttccctgttgtatggtccacctaagatttagatctgcttcctttttgagatcatgccctagaatgaactgtttaaaacggatagacggcaaGGATGTAATGcacatatattaaggtgagcccccacagggatccactgaagccgcgccAGCTTGAATCACCCCATCTGCTTTGAGGGGCCCAGTGGGATGCCTGTGTTATTTCCACTCTGGCTCATGTCATAGGACGTGAGCTCAAcaattcgagtgggccacaccacaagaaacaatgacattgaactcccaccattaaaactttcttacaggccacagaagttttgtatcaggcagATTTGTGTGTTTCCCTTCATTCTGATGGGAATGACCTTTTGAACGGGTgagatggcatgtaaatatcacggtgggccttatgaaCGGGTAACATGGAATATAaacaggaaatggattggctactcgtGGTCgctgctctgtggaccccaacatgatgtatgtgtctcatccatgccgtccatccatttttacagataattttatggtatgaacccaaaactaaggtagatcaaaatctcaagtgagccacacagtgttgattgaactctcaccattaaaaaacttcttggggctacaaaagttttggatcaagctgatatttgttttttgccttcatccaggtctgtatgacctaatctacaggttggatgtcaaataaacgttacagtgggccctaggaggtttttaatggtagacgttcaatcattactgttttcccattgtgtggtccacctgatattttgatcTGTCTCATTTATGGGATAAATGATTAAATTGATgtgtaaaaaatgaatggacggtgtggataaaacacagatcatggtgggcccacatagcaccccACATATTGAAACCTTccatataaacatcaccgtgggcccttgaaaggtttcaatggtttcGATTTTTGTGGGCccacgtcctaacatgagctggcacaaatgatggacggagtggatatcacacgcatcacggtaggccccacatagctgtAAATAGCATGTGAGTGAGAGCATAGGAGCGTCCCAAAACCAAGAGAGATGATGATTGGTGCAACACTCTCTTTGAACCAACCAAACTACCCTTCTGTCCCAACCAATCCCCAAACCCTCTTAAACCCTCACCATCAATGCTCTCACCTGCAAAATGCCTCCGATGCTAGCCACAGCAACGATGGCCCACCGTTTCAAGCTATATACAGATTCAGAGAATTGCTAATTAGCCATCGAGATTTCACTACCCTTGCCTTTGCCCCAGCCCTCAAAGCCTGCGCCACGGCCTCTGCTCTTTCTCCCGGAAAACAGATCCATGCTCACTCTGTAAAGCGCTGCCTCGCTTCCGATGTCTATGTCCAGACGTCTCTGCTTTCTATGTACGCTCGCTGCGGACAGTTGGACGATGCAGTtcgggtgtttgatgaaatgcctaaaagAAATGTTGTCACTTGGACCGCTTTGATTGACGCATACCTGCGATCAGAGCAACCTGAAGCAGCAGTTACTGTCTTTCGTGAGATGCAGAAGGCTGGTGTTGAGCCTGACCACTTCACTGTTGTCAGTGTCCTATCAGCCTGTGCGTGTCTAGGCGCACTGAATTTGGGGAGGTGGGTCCATGCTTATATCGAAAGGGTGGGGCTGGAATTGACGGACTACGTCGGCACATCGCTTGTCGACATGTATTGTAAGTGTGGGAACATGGCTGATGCACTTGCAGTGTTTAATTCTATGAAAGCTAAGGGTGTCCGGACATGGAATGCAATGCTGCATGGGCTTTCTGTACATGGGCATGGTAGGGAAGCGATACAGCTCTTTTCGAGAATGGAAATAGATGGAGTGCATTCGAACGAGGTGACGTTCCTGGGAGTTCTATGTGGTTGTAGTCATAATGGTTTGGTTGAAGAAGGGCGATTTTACTTTGACTTGATGCAGACCAAGTACAGGATCAAGCCAACGATCAAGCATTATGGGTGCATGGTGGACCTGCTTGGACGTACCGGGTTACTCAACGAGGCTTTCAGAATGGCAGAAGAGATGCCAGTTCCACCCAACATCATTGTCTGGGGAGCCCTTCTTAGTGCATGTAGGATCCAAAATA
Coding sequences:
- the LOC131249520 gene encoding pentatricopeptide repeat-containing protein At5g66520-like, translating into MMIGATLSLNQPNYPSVPTNPQTLLNPHHQCSHLQNASDASHSNDGPPFQAIYRFRELLISHRDFTTLAFAPALKACATASALSPGKQIHAHSVKRCLASDVYVQTSLLSMYARCGQLDDAVRVFDEMPKRNVVTWTALIDAYLRSEQPEAAVTVFREMQKAGVEPDHFTVVSVLSACACLGALNLGRWVHAYIERVGLELTDYVGTSLVDMYCKCGNMADALAVFNSMKAKGVRTWNAMLHGLSVHGHGREAIQLFSRMEIDGVHSNEVTFLGVLCGCSHNGLVEEGRFYFDLMQTKYRIKPTIKHYGCMVDLLGRTGLLNEAFRMAEEMPVPPNIIVWGALLSACRIQNNVGMAEQVSERIIRIQEDFRNDDTSHYVIMSNMYARAGLSEKMAEARAKIGKKPAGRSWIEIGYDVHEFAVGEASHPMWGKIQEMLVEMMKKVGSEDAGEEDLHNTHSEKVAVAFGLLITSAPTTIRIAKNLRICEDCHSAMKSISEAYQREIIVRDCTRFHQFKGGLCSCNDYW